TACAGCTCGCACGCGGCTTTGGTGATCTCCAGGTCCTTGCCTGCCAGTTCGGGGTTCTTCGCCAGAAACGCCTTGGTGTAGCGCTTCATGAACGGGTAATCCAGCGCCCACCAGGCGAGCCCGAGGAACGGCACCCAGATCAGTTCTTTCTTGAGGAAGAATTTGAAGAACGGCGTGCGCCGGTTCAACGCCTGGATCAGCGCCGGTATATCCACCCAGGATTGATGGTTGCTGATCACCAGATACGAGGTGTCGCTGCGCAAGTCGCCGCCGCCGCGAATGTCCCATTGGGTGGGAATGCACAGCTTGAAAATCAGCTTGTCGATTTCCGCCCAGGTTTCGGCGATCCACATCACCGCCGTCGAGGCGTAAACGCGATAACGACCGGGCAAGACCAGTTTCAGCAGGGCAAACACCATCAGCGGCCCGATCAGGACCAGGGTGTTGAGCAACAGCAGCAGGGTAACGAAACAGCCGGTGAGCAGGCGGCGCATAAGTAACTCTTGAAAACAGTTGGGCGCGCCATGATAAGCAGCTTCGGCCGGCAGGCCAAATCCGCGTCGACGAATGTTTCACCTTTCAACAGTTATGCTTCGCGCCTCATGAAGATCCCTGTGGCGAGGCGGCTTGCTGTGGATAGGCGGCTTGCTCTGGAGAGGGGGCTTGCTCTAGAGAGGGGGCTTGCTGTGGCGAGGGGGCTTGCCCCCGTTGGGCTGCGAAGCGGCCCCAAAACCATGCGCCGCGTAGTTTCAGGCGGACCGTGTGAGCCGGGTTTACGACTGCTGCGCAGCCGAACGGGGGCGAGCCCCCTCGCCACAGCAAGCCCCCTCGCCACAGCAAGCGGCCCCGCCACAGCAAGCTCTCCCGCCACAAGGCAGCGGCAGCCTAACTATCGCTGGTTTTTGCGGTCTAGAATTCGGTCTCTGCGCCCTCCATTTCCCAAGGAAAACCCATCACGTGAAATCCCTCCTTGCACTGCTGACCCTCGTGGCCCTGCCGGTCATGGCCGCCGAGCCGACCCTGTACGGGCGTTACGAATACATCGCGCTGCCGGAAATCGGCGGTGAAGTCCTCAAGGCGAAAATGGACACCGGCGCCCTGACCGCGTCGCTGTCGGCCAAGGACATCGAAATGTTCACCCGCGATGGCGACGAGTGGGTGCGCTTCCGCCTCGCCACCAAAGACGCGAGCAACAAGGTCTACGAACACAAGATCGCCCGGATCAGCAAGATCAAGGCACGCTCCGAAGAAGATGAAGACGACAAGGACGAAGCCGCGCCGACCAAGCGTCCAGTGGTCGATCTGGAATTGTGCCTCGGCAACGTCAAGCGCACGGTCGAGGTCAACCTTACCGACCGCAGCAGCTTCAATTACCCGCTGCTGATCGGCGCCAAGGCCTTGCGCGAATTCAACGCCGCAGTGAACCCGGCACGTCGTTACACCGCCGACAAACCCGACTGCTGATTGACGCGATGCGAGGCTTGCGCCACCGTTGCGCAACTTAACTGTTGGGCTCGGATGCCATGCCTCATATCCTGATTGTCGAAGACGAAGCGGCCATTGCCGATACGTTGATTTTTGCCTTGCAGGGCGAAGGCTTCACCACCACTTGGTTGAGCCTCGGCGCCGCCGCGCTGGAGCATCAGCGCGAGACCCCGGCCGACCTGATCATCCTCGACATCGGCCTGCCCGATATCAGTGGCTTCGAAACCTGCAAGCAACTGCGCCGTTTTAGCGAAGTGCCGGTGATTTTCCTCAGCGCCCGCGACGCCGAAATTGACCGGGTGGTGGGCCTGGAGATCGGCGCCGACGATTACGTGGTCAAGCCGTTCAGCCCACGCGAAGTGGCGGCGCGGGTCCGCGCGATCCTCAAACGCATGGCGCCGCGCGCGGTGGCCGAGGTCGCAGCAACTTCAACTCAAACCCCAGCCCCGACCCCAATGCTGTTTCGCATCGACAGCGAACGCGTGCAGATCAGCTATCGCGGCCAGTTGCTGAGCCTTACCCGCCACGAATTCCGGCTCCTGCAATGCCTGCTCGAACAACCCGAACGTGTCTTCAGCCGCGAACAATTGCTCGACGCGCTGGGCGTTCCGGCCGATGCCGGTTACGAGCGCAGCATCGACAGCCACATCAAAAGCGTGCGAGCCAAATTACGCCTGGTGCGCGCCGAGGCCGAGCCGATCCAGACCCATCGCGGCCTCGGCTACAGCTACAGCCCGGGACACAGCTGATGCCGTTGGGAATCCGGATTTTCCTGGTCTATGTGCTGTTCATCGGCCTGACCGGCTACTTTGTGCTCAACACCGTGATGAAGGAAGTCCGCCCCGGCGTGCGCCAATCCACCGAAGAAACGCTGGTGGATACCGCCAACCTGATGGCAGAAATCCTGCGCGACGATTTCAAGGCCGGCACGCTCAACCAGAACCGCTGGCCGCAACTGCTCAAGGCCTATGGCGAGCGCGAGCCGAAGGCGAGCATCTGGGGCTTGCCGAAAAATCAGGTCAGCCACCGCATCTACGTGACCGACGCCAAAGGCATCGTGGTTCTGGATTCCAGCGGCGTGGCGCTGGGCCAGGATTACTCGCGCTGGAACGACGTCTACCTGACCTTGCGCGGTGAATACGGCGCGCGCTCGACCCGCAGCATTGCAGAAGATGCGACCACCTCGGTGATGCACGTCGGCGCGCCAATCCGCGACAACGGCAAGATCATTGGCGTGGTCACCGTGGCCAAACCCAACAGTTCGCTGCAGCCCTACGTCGATCGCACGGAGCGGCGCTTGATCGCTTACGGCGCCGGGATGATTGTCCTGGGTCTGCTGTTCGGCGCGCTGTTGTCGTGGTGGTTGAGCGCGGCGCTGCGGCGCTTGACCGCTTACGCGCAGGCCGTCAGCGAAGGGCGCCGGGTCGAGGTGCCGCATTATCGCGGCGGCGAACTTGAGCAACTGGCGAGCGCCGTCGAGCAGATGCGCACGCAACTGGAAGGCAAGGCCTACGTCGAGCGCTACGTGCACACGCTGACCCATGAATTGAAAAGTCCGTTGGCGGCGATTCGCGGTGCGGCGGAACTGCTGCAAGACGAGATGCCGTTGGCGCAGCAACAGCGTTTCGTCAGCAACATCGACAGCGAAAGTGCGCGGATGCAGCAGTTGATCGAGCGCTTGCTCAATCTGGCGCTGGTCGAGCAGCGCCAGGGTCTGGAGGAACGGGTCGCGGTGCCGCTGGCGGCGCTGGTCGAGCAAGTGCTGGCGGCGCAAACGGCGCGCATTGAAGGCAAACAGTTGCGCGTCGAACAAGCGATTGCACAGGACCTGAGCGTGATCGGTGAACCGTTTTTGTTGCGTCAGGCATTCGGCAACCTGCTGGAAAATGCGCTGGATTTCACCCCGGTGGGCGGCGTGTTGCGCTTTAGCACTGA
The window above is part of the Pseudomonas prosekii genome. Proteins encoded here:
- a CDS encoding acyltransferase, with product MRRLLTGCFVTLLLLLNTLVLIGPLMVFALLKLVLPGRYRVYASTAVMWIAETWAEIDKLIFKLCIPTQWDIRGGGDLRSDTSYLVISNHQSWVDIPALIQALNRRTPFFKFFLKKELIWVPFLGLAWWALDYPFMKRYTKAFLAKNPELAGKDLEITKAACELYKSQPVTVVNYLEGTRFTSAKSTQQQSPFSHLLKPKAGGVAFVLAAMGEQLDAILDVTVVYPQQRIPGFWDLISGNVPKVIIDIQTRELDPALWRGDYENDPQFRQTVQNWVNQLWIEKDRRIAELRDERR
- the rloA2 gene encoding retropepsin-like aspartic peptidase RloA2, whose product is MKSLLALLTLVALPVMAAEPTLYGRYEYIALPEIGGEVLKAKMDTGALTASLSAKDIEMFTRDGDEWVRFRLATKDASNKVYEHKIARISKIKARSEEDEDDKDEAAPTKRPVVDLELCLGNVKRTVEVNLTDRSSFNYPLLIGAKALREFNAAVNPARRYTADKPDC
- the creB gene encoding two-component system response regulator CreB, with protein sequence MPHILIVEDEAAIADTLIFALQGEGFTTTWLSLGAAALEHQRETPADLIILDIGLPDISGFETCKQLRRFSEVPVIFLSARDAEIDRVVGLEIGADDYVVKPFSPREVAARVRAILKRMAPRAVAEVAATSTQTPAPTPMLFRIDSERVQISYRGQLLSLTRHEFRLLQCLLEQPERVFSREQLLDALGVPADAGYERSIDSHIKSVRAKLRLVRAEAEPIQTHRGLGYSYSPGHS
- the creC gene encoding two-component system sensor histidine kinase CreC codes for the protein MPLGIRIFLVYVLFIGLTGYFVLNTVMKEVRPGVRQSTEETLVDTANLMAEILRDDFKAGTLNQNRWPQLLKAYGEREPKASIWGLPKNQVSHRIYVTDAKGIVVLDSSGVALGQDYSRWNDVYLTLRGEYGARSTRSIAEDATTSVMHVGAPIRDNGKIIGVVTVAKPNSSLQPYVDRTERRLIAYGAGMIVLGLLFGALLSWWLSAALRRLTAYAQAVSEGRRVEVPHYRGGELEQLASAVEQMRTQLEGKAYVERYVHTLTHELKSPLAAIRGAAELLQDEMPLAQQQRFVSNIDSESARMQQLIERLLNLALVEQRQGLEERVAVPLAALVEQVLAAQTARIEGKQLRVEQAIAQDLSVIGEPFLLRQAFGNLLENALDFTPVGGVLRFSTERAGARVEFKLFNQTEAIPDYALPRLTERFYSLPRPDSGRKSTGLGLNFVEEVVKLHGGDMSVGNVEGGVEVMLRLA